The following coding sequences are from one Candidatus Borkfalkia ceftriaxoniphila window:
- the pfkA gene encoding 6-phosphofructokinase has translation MKRIGVLTSGGDAPGMNACIRAVVRTAKYFGMEIYGIRQGYAGLINDDMVAMEMRSVSDIVQRGGTMLRTARCVEMYTPEGQKQAAKTLNDRGIEGLVVIGGDGSFKGAKSLTENFGIPTIGIPGTIDNDLEYTDYTLGFDTAVNTCLDIINKLRDTMTSHERISVVEVMGRHCGDIALYSGIASGAEIIVVPEIRYDMDDIVMRVNRSRANGKHSNIIVLAEGVATAEEFTKMLQSETTYSVRGTTIGHVQRGGSPSMADRMLAAQFGNKAVRLLKDGIGDRVVGIRKNEIIDLDIIEAVSMKKKFNYELYETLQMISL, from the coding sequence ATGAAAAGAATCGGTGTTTTGACCAGCGGCGGCGACGCTCCCGGGATGAACGCCTGCATCAGGGCGGTTGTAAGAACGGCAAAATATTTCGGAATGGAAATATACGGCATTCGGCAAGGTTATGCGGGGCTTATCAACGACGACATGGTCGCCATGGAAATGCGCAGCGTTTCCGATATCGTACAGCGCGGCGGCACGATGCTCCGTACGGCGCGCTGCGTGGAAATGTATACCCCCGAAGGGCAGAAGCAAGCGGCGAAAACGCTCAATGACCGCGGCATCGAAGGTCTCGTGGTCATCGGCGGCGACGGCTCGTTCAAGGGCGCGAAGAGCCTGACGGAAAATTTCGGCATTCCCACCATCGGGATCCCCGGTACCATCGACAACGATTTGGAATATACCGATTACACTTTGGGATTCGATACGGCGGTCAATACCTGCCTCGATATCATCAATAAATTGCGCGACACGATGACCTCACACGAACGTATCAGCGTGGTGGAGGTCATGGGCAGGCACTGCGGCGACATCGCCCTGTATTCGGGTATCGCCAGCGGCGCGGAGATCATCGTCGTGCCCGAGATCCGCTACGATATGGACGATATCGTCATGCGCGTGAACCGCAGCCGCGCCAACGGCAAACATTCCAACATCATCGTTCTGGCGGAAGGCGTCGCCACGGCGGAAGAGTTCACGAAAATGCTGCAGAGCGAAACCACGTATTCTGTGCGCGGCACGACCATCGGCCACGTGCAGCGCGGCGGTTCCCCCAGTATGGCGGACAGAATGCTCGCGGCACAGTTCGGTAACAAGGCTGTGCGCCTTTTAAAAGACGGTATCGGCGACCGCGTTGTCGGTATCCGTAAAAACGAGATCATCGATCTCGACATTATCGAAGCGGTCAGTATGAAAAAGAAATTCAATTACGAACTGTACGAAACCCTGCAAATGATATCCTTGTAA